A window of the Mus musculus strain C57BL/6J chromosome 18, GRCm38.p6 C57BL/6J genome harbors these coding sequences:
- the Gm35060 gene encoding testis-expressed protein 51 precursor, translating into MHLVLLICLLAGTTGKSCLRCWPELLAMMDYDLQVLWGSPGPPTELSQSLHSFFLENNTIFLPWYLARDNLDEETATFFTQVDNAIKKLRDDKPALLNEIRVQKSLLDERLKEKSQDLMQKVCNESCDILSEMEVTACADCRKFYLSCNDSTLCTARVTWSYKWVVVLFTILMFLAVAGIGGYFFWLQKRSAEADKRRDSKLLPSGNDQQLGQQPEQLPEPMLSESCLWPW; encoded by the exons ATGCATCTAGTCTTGCTGATCTGCCTGCTGGCAGGAACCACTGGGAAGAGCTGCCTCCGCTGCTGGCCAGAGCTGCTCGCCATGATGGACTATGACCTGCAGGTGCTCTGGGGCAGTCCAGGGCCACCTACAGAACTCTCACAAAGCCTACACTCCTTTTTCCTGGAGAATAACACCATATTCTTGCCCTGGTATCTTG CTCGAGACAATTTGGATGAGGAAACAGCTACATTTTTCACCCAAGTAGACAACGCCATTAAAAAGCTGAGGGATG ATAAGCCAGCACTGCTTAATGAGATTCGGGTTCAGAAGAGTCTCCTGGACGAGAGGCTGAAGGAGAAGTCCCAGGACCTGATGCAGAAGG TCTGCAATGAGTCCTGTG ACATCCTCTCCGAAATGGAAGTCACTGCATGTGCTGACTGCCGGAAGTTCTACCTGTCCTGCAATGACTCTACCTTGTGCACAG CCAGGGTCACATGGAGCTACAAGTGGGTTGTAGTCCTTTTCACCATCTTGATGTTCCTGGCTGTTGCTGGCATTGG TGGATACTTTTTCTGGCTCCAGAAGAGGTCAGCGGAGGCTGATAAG AGAAGAGACAGCAAGTTACTTCCTTCAGGAAACGACCAGCAACTAGGGCAGCAACCAGAGCAGCTGCCAGAGCCCATGCTGTCTGAAAGCTGTCTCTGGCCCTGGTGA
- the Gm35060 gene encoding testis-expressed protein 51 isoform X1, whose product MHLVLLICLLAGTTGKSCLRCWPELLAMMDYDLQVLWGSPGPPTELSQSLHSFFLENNTIFLPWYLARDNLDEETATFFTQVDNAIKKLRDDKPALLNEIRVQKSLLDERLKEKSQDLMQKGRKRGCPWSPLHPLPLPLWPIDPNGQSLLRSPQELWSTQRIGSFHESLVPCPTTAPICVCLSSASVSPPSHFPRQSAMSPVTSSPKWKSLHVLTAGSSTCPAMTLPCAQVSSLHCTHRTLIHSPSLSQTLHPWSCHLCPSFFSIQTRMFLDFSCWVEDSRIFEVS is encoded by the exons ATGCATCTAGTCTTGCTGATCTGCCTGCTGGCAGGAACCACTGGGAAGAGCTGCCTCCGCTGCTGGCCAGAGCTGCTCGCCATGATGGACTATGACCTGCAGGTGCTCTGGGGCAGTCCAGGGCCACCTACAGAACTCTCACAAAGCCTACACTCCTTTTTCCTGGAGAATAACACCATATTCTTGCCCTGGTATCTTG CTCGAGACAATTTGGATGAGGAAACAGCTACATTTTTCACCCAAGTAGACAACGCCATTAAAAAGCTGAGGGATG ATAAGCCAGCACTGCTTAATGAGATTCGGGTTCAGAAGAGTCTCCTGGACGAGAGGCTGAAGGAGAAGTCCCAGGACCTGATGCAGAAGGGTAGGAAACGGGGCTGTCCCTGGTCTCCACTCCACCCATTACCTTTGCCACTGTGGCCTATAGACCCCAATGGGCAATCCCTCCTAAGGTCTCCCCAGGAACTCTGGTCTACCCAAAGAATAGGTTCCTTCCATGAGTCCCTAGTCCCATGTCCTACCACCGCTcccatctgtgtctgcctctctagtgcctcagtttctccaccaTCTCACTTTCCCAGGCAGTCTGCAATGAGTCCTGTG ACATCCTCTCCGAAATGGAAGTCACTGCATGTGCTGACTGCCGGAAGTTCTACCTGTCCTGCAATGACTCTACCTTGTGCACAGGTCAGTAGCCTCCACTGTACTCACCGAACCTTGATCCATTCACCCTCCCTTTCCCAAACCCTCCACCCCTGGAGTTGCCATCTCTGTCCATCATTCTTTTCTATCCAGACTAGAATGTTTCTGGATTTTTCCTGCTGGGTGGAGGACAGCAGAATCTTTGAGGTTTCTTGA
- the Gm35060 gene encoding testis-expressed protein 51 isoform X2: MHLVLLICLLAGTTGKSCLRCWPELLAMMDYDLQVLWGSPGPPTELSQSLHSFFLENNTIFLPWYLDKPALLNEIRVQKSLLDERLKEKSQDLMQKGRKRGCPWSPLHPLPLPLWPIDPNGQSLLRSPQELWSTQRIGSFHESLVPCPTTAPICVCLSSASVSPPSHFPRQSAMSPVTSSPKWKSLHVLTAGSSTCPAMTLPCAQVSSLHCTHRTLIHSPSLSQTLHPWSCHLCPSFFSIQTRMFLDFSCWVEDSRIFEVS; encoded by the exons ATGCATCTAGTCTTGCTGATCTGCCTGCTGGCAGGAACCACTGGGAAGAGCTGCCTCCGCTGCTGGCCAGAGCTGCTCGCCATGATGGACTATGACCTGCAGGTGCTCTGGGGCAGTCCAGGGCCACCTACAGAACTCTCACAAAGCCTACACTCCTTTTTCCTGGAGAATAACACCATATTCTTGCCCTGGTATCTTG ATAAGCCAGCACTGCTTAATGAGATTCGGGTTCAGAAGAGTCTCCTGGACGAGAGGCTGAAGGAGAAGTCCCAGGACCTGATGCAGAAGGGTAGGAAACGGGGCTGTCCCTGGTCTCCACTCCACCCATTACCTTTGCCACTGTGGCCTATAGACCCCAATGGGCAATCCCTCCTAAGGTCTCCCCAGGAACTCTGGTCTACCCAAAGAATAGGTTCCTTCCATGAGTCCCTAGTCCCATGTCCTACCACCGCTcccatctgtgtctgcctctctagtgcctcagtttctccaccaTCTCACTTTCCCAGGCAGTCTGCAATGAGTCCTGTG ACATCCTCTCCGAAATGGAAGTCACTGCATGTGCTGACTGCCGGAAGTTCTACCTGTCCTGCAATGACTCTACCTTGTGCACAGGTCAGTAGCCTCCACTGTACTCACCGAACCTTGATCCATTCACCCTCCCTTTCCCAAACCCTCCACCCCTGGAGTTGCCATCTCTGTCCATCATTCTTTTCTATCCAGACTAGAATGTTTCTGGATTTTTCCTGCTGGGTGGAGGACAGCAGAATCTTTGAGGTTTCTTGA
- the Gm35060 gene encoding testis-expressed protein 51 isoform X4 gives MHLVLLICLLAGTTGKSCLRCWPELLAMMDYDLQVLWGSPGPPTELSQSLHSFFLENNTIFLPWYLARDNLDEETATFFTQVDNAIKKLRDDKPALLNEIRVQKSLLDERLKEKSQDLMQKGSLQ, from the exons ATGCATCTAGTCTTGCTGATCTGCCTGCTGGCAGGAACCACTGGGAAGAGCTGCCTCCGCTGCTGGCCAGAGCTGCTCGCCATGATGGACTATGACCTGCAGGTGCTCTGGGGCAGTCCAGGGCCACCTACAGAACTCTCACAAAGCCTACACTCCTTTTTCCTGGAGAATAACACCATATTCTTGCCCTGGTATCTTG CTCGAGACAATTTGGATGAGGAAACAGCTACATTTTTCACCCAAGTAGACAACGCCATTAAAAAGCTGAGGGATG ATAAGCCAGCACTGCTTAATGAGATTCGGGTTCAGAAGAGTCTCCTGGACGAGAGGCTGAAGGAGAAGTCCCAGGACCTGATGCAGAAGG GCAGTCTGCAATGA
- the Gm35060 gene encoding testis-expressed protein 51 isoform X3, translating into MHLVLLICLLAGTTGKSCLRCWPELLAMMDYDLQVLWGSPGPPTELSQSLHSFFLENNTIFLPWYLARDNLDEETATFFTQVDNAIKKLRDDKPALLNEIRVQKSLLDERLKEKSQDLMQKVPQFLHHLTFPGSLQ; encoded by the exons ATGCATCTAGTCTTGCTGATCTGCCTGCTGGCAGGAACCACTGGGAAGAGCTGCCTCCGCTGCTGGCCAGAGCTGCTCGCCATGATGGACTATGACCTGCAGGTGCTCTGGGGCAGTCCAGGGCCACCTACAGAACTCTCACAAAGCCTACACTCCTTTTTCCTGGAGAATAACACCATATTCTTGCCCTGGTATCTTG CTCGAGACAATTTGGATGAGGAAACAGCTACATTTTTCACCCAAGTAGACAACGCCATTAAAAAGCTGAGGGATG ATAAGCCAGCACTGCTTAATGAGATTCGGGTTCAGAAGAGTCTCCTGGACGAGAGGCTGAAGGAGAAGTCCCAGGACCTGATGCAGAAGG tgcctcagtttctccaccaTCTCACTTTCCCAGGCAGTCTGCAATGA